A genomic region of Nymphaea colorata isolate Beijing-Zhang1983 chromosome 2, ASM883128v2, whole genome shotgun sequence contains the following coding sequences:
- the LOC116247912 gene encoding putative RNA polymerase II subunit B1 CTD phosphatase RPAP2 homolog, whose product MGKPSPSIGDYADAVYKLQLALLDGIADEKKLLLSGSLLSRSDYEDVVTERTIVNICGYPLCDNTLPSDRPKKGRYRISLREHRVYDLRETFLYCSPGCLLKSRAFAETLNAERCTDLDHDKISRVLSAFSEGGGSVTVEKDDGLGFPELKILERLDLNEKGKVPPGECVGPSDAIEGYVPQKDWNRSLKSSLLKKASEGAKNEMTTGSSQKRDKKNASANLQYSKGNSDKFNSDVTIGKECSDDQSLSITSSCVISPGDVGVSGKENQTIERKIDPKKTKLKSCLKSPRVKRSTSKVKWADEAGDKNEVPLSSDTVSCSQSINSVNAILNFHDGEVETTHGSCEGADGPMGDDIECSFRLASAKVCAAALSEAAEAIASGKYDDNDPASKAGIIIIPPDHDINEADLKKVTEETLPAHNQSTSLKISSLSSDIFDPDNSWFDSPPEGFSLTLSSFATMWMALFGWITASSLVYIYGRDESAVDDFLLVNGREYPRKIVIGDGLSSEIKQTLAGCLSRALPSLIASLRVATPISTLEQAMGRLLDTMSFFDPVPSFRTKQWHVIVLLFLDALSVHRVPSLTACMASRTMLAHKVLDGAQVSIEEYDVMKDLILPLGRDPGFSAQSGG is encoded by the exons ATGGGGAAGCCCTCTCCCTCCATCGGTGACTATGCAGACGCTGTCTACAAGCTGCAGCTCGCTCTCCTTGACGGGATCGCCGACGAGAAGAAGCTTCTCCTCTCCGGGTCCCTTCTCTCTCGCAGCGACTACGAAGACGTCGTTACTGAGCGAACAATCGTCAACATCTGTGGGTACCCTCTCTGCGACAATACTCTGCCGTCGGACCGGCCCAAGAAGGGGCGCTACCGCATCTCTTTGAGGGAGCACAGGGTTTATGATCTCAGGGAGACGTTTCTATACTGTTCTCCCGGTTGCCTTCTCAAGAGTCGGGCTTTTGCCGAGACCCTGAACGCTGAGCGGTGCACCGACTTGGACCACGATAAGATCTCACGGGTGTTGAGTGCGTTTAGTGAGGGCGGCGGCTCCGTGACGGTAGAGAAAGACGATGGACTAGGATTTCCAGAACTGAAAATTCTGGAGAGGTTGGATTTGAACGAAAAGGGAAAGGTTCCTCCGGGAGAGTGCGTTGGTCCTTCTGATGCGATTGAGGGTTATGTTCCTCAGAAGGACTGGAATAGGTCTTTGAAATCATCCCTCTTGAAGAAGGCAAGTGAAG GGGCCAAGAATGAGATGACAACGGGTAGCAGCCAAAAAAGGGATAAAAAGAATGCTTCTGCAAATTTACAGTATTCAAAGGGGAACTCTGACAAATTCAATAGTGATGTAACCATTGGGAAGGAGTGCAGTGATGATCAGAGTCTATCTATCACTTCTAGTTGTGTCATAAGTCCTGGCGATGTTGGTGTCAGTGGGAAAGAGAATCAGACTATAGAAAGGAAAATAGACCCCAAAAAAACTAAGTTAAAATCTTGCTTGAAGTCACCAAGGGTAAAGCGTTCAACTTCTAAAGTTAAATGGGCTGATGAAGCTGGTGATAAGAATGAGGTCCCTCTGTCTAGTGACACAGTTTCTTGTTCACAAAGCATCAACTCTGTGAATGCAATCTTAAACTTTCATGATGGAGAGGTTGAAACTACTCATGGAAGCTGTGAGGGAGCAGATGGTCCTATGGGGGATGACATCGAGTGCTCTTTCCGTCTTGCATCAGCAAAAGTGTGTGCTGCAGCCTTAAGCGAGGCAGCGGAAGCTATTGCTTCTGGAAAATATGATGACAACGACCCTG CTTCCAAAGCTGGAATTATCATTATTCCTCCTGATCATGACATCAATGAGGCAGACCTCAAGAAAGTTACAGAGGAGACATTACCCGCTCATAATCAGTCAACGTCACTAAAGATATCATCATTGAGTTCTGATATATTTGACCCTGATAACTCTTGGTTTGATTCACCACCAGAAGGGTTCAGTTTGACG TTGTCTTCATTTGCAACTATGTGGATGGCACTCTTTGGATGGATAACAGCATCTTCATTGGTGTACATATATGGAAGAGACGAGAGTGCAGTGGATGATTTCTTGCTTGTCAATGGGAGGGAATATCCACGGAAGATTGTTATTGGTGATGGCTTGTCTTCTGAGATCAAGCAAACACTGGCTGGTTGCCTCTCACGTGCTTTACCAAGTCTTATAGCAAGTCTTAGGGTGGCAACACCTATTTCTACTCTGGAGCAAGCTATG GGTCGTCTGTTGGATACCATGTCTTTTTTTGATCCAGTGCCATCTTTCAGAACGAAACAATGGCATGTAATTGTTCTTCTGTTCTTGGACGCTCTATCGGTGCACAGAGTTCCGTCCCTTACAGCATGCATGGCAAGCCGGACAATGTTGGCTCACAAG